The region CTCGCGCCCGTCGGCCGTCTGCAACTCCAGCGGTACCGCCACCCCGCCCAGATCGGGGAGATGCGCCGAACCACCGGGGTAGCACTCGATTTCGGCCAGCAGATCGGCCAGCTCGGCGGAACCGCTCGAGGCGACTTCGCGGCGCAGGCGCTCCAGAAGGTGGCCGCGCCACTGCGCGAGGTTGCGGATGCGGGGGGCCAGGCCCTCGGGGTGTAGCGCGATGCGCAGCGCGTTGGGTCGCCGCAGCAGGTGGGCGGCGACGCCGTCGAGCAGCACCGCGGCACCCGGGTTCGCGTGCAGGATCCACCAGCCGCGATCCACCACCACGCAGGGGTAGGGGTCGTAGGCGTCGAGGACCCGGTGCACCCCGGCTCGCACGGCGGCCATGTCCGGCGCGTCCAGCGATCGTTCGGCGAACGCCGGCGCGAGCCCCGCCGCGACCAGCAACCGGTTCTGATCGCGCGGCGGCACGTCGAGCACCGAGCCCAGCCGCAGCACCATCGCTTTGCTGGGCGCCGACCGCCCGGTTTCGATGAAGCTGACGTGGCGCGCCGACACGCCGGCCGCCAGCGCCAGGTCGAGCTGGCTGAGCCGCCGGCGCCGCCGCCAGTCCCGCAACATGGTGCCGAACGACGCCGTGGGCGGGTCCACCGTGGTGGTCATGGGCTCCAGTGTGGCCGCCGCGCAGCCGTGCGCCCACTACCTCCGAGGTAATTGCGCCGATTACCTCGACGGGGTGATCGTGAGAGCAGGCACTCGAGGAAGGCACCCCATGTCCGACGCTCCCGTTCCCCGATGGCTGCGGATCGTGCTGATCTGCGACCGCGCCGGATCCTCCTGGTACATCGGTACCGGCTTCTTCTTCGCGCCCGTGCTCGCGGTGCTGTCGCCGTGGCCCGCGGTGACCGCCGTGCTGTGGGCGTTCATCGCCGTGGCGGGGTTGTGGCTCGGCCTGCTCGGGATCGCGATGGCGACGGGGCTGGCGCTGGTCCTGCGGTCGAACGCCGAGATCGGCGAGGACTACTGGCGCTCTCTTCTCGACTACCCGACCGGCGGACCTAGTGCGCGACCGGGCAGCCCGACCGCCCGGTGTAGTCGACCTGCCAGTGCTTGATGCCGTTGAGCCAGCCGGACCGCAGCCGATCGGGCGCGGTCAGCGCCGTGAGGTCCGGGATGTGATCGGCGATCGCGTTGAACATCAACTCGATCGTCATCCGGGCGAGGTTGGCGCCGATGCAGTAGTGGGCACCGGTGCCGCCGAACCCCACGTGCGGGTTCGGATCGCGCAGGATGTTGAACGTGAACGGGTCGTCGAAGACGTCCTCGTCGAAGTTCGCCGACCGGTAGGACATCACGACGCGCTGGCCCTTCTTGATCAGCGTGCCCGAGAGCTCGTAGTCGGTGAGTGCGGTGCGCTGGAACGACGACACCGGCGTGGCCCAGCGCACGATCTCGTCGATCGCGGTGAAGGGCCGCTCCCGCTTGAACAGCTCCCACTGGTCGGGGTGCTCGGTGAACGCGACCATGCCGTGGGTGATCGAGTTGCGGGTCGTCTCGTTGCCCGCGACCGCCAGCAGCACCATGAAGAAGCCGAACTCGTCGTCGGAGAGCTTGTGCCCCTCGACGTCGGCCTCGATGAGCTTGGTGACGATGTCCTCGCCCGGCTGCTCGGCGCGCAAGGCGGCCAGCTGCATGGCGTACATGATGAGTTCGGTTGCGGCATTGCGGTTGTCGTAGTGCGTGTACTCGGGGTCGTCGTCGCTGACCATCTGATTGGACCAGTCGAACAGCTTCTTGCGGTCTTCCAGCGGCACCCCGATCAGGCCGGCGATGGCCTGCAGCGGCAACTCGCAGGAGACCTGTTCGACGAAATCACCCGACCCCTCGGCCGCCGCCTGTTTCGCGATCGCCTGCGCCCGGTTCCGCAGGTCGTCGCGCAGCCGTTCGACGGCCCGCGGCGTGAATCCCCGGGAGATGATCTTGCGCAGGTGCGTGTGGTGCGGAGCGTCCATGTTGAGCAGGACGAACTTGCCCGTCTCGATCTGCTCGCCGGTGGAGCCCTCCGGGTAGCGGGGCAGCGCGGTCTTCTCCAGGCTGGAGAACACGTCGCTGCGTTTGGAGATCTCCTTGACGTCGCGGTGTTTGGTCACCACCCAGTAGCCGCCGTCCCCGAAAGGCCCCGCGCCGCCTGCGGTCTGCTCGTTCCACCAGATCGGGGCCGTGCGACGCAGTTCCGCCAGTTCCTCGACCGGCAGCCGGTCGCGGTTGAGGTCGGGGTCGGTGAAGTCGAATCCGGGCGGGAGGGTGGGAGTCGGCATACAGAGGCTCCTTACCGTCAAGTGGCCGTCAAGGCATTGCTACACCACTTCCGGGGCTCGGCGAGTCCACTTCGGCGAACTGCGACAAGTCGGCCTGCCCGAGGCCGGATGTAACGAAATGCACCGCCGAGGGGAAGCACTCAGTGACAATTGCTCCATGCAGTAGACGCGCACGACTCGAAGGGGGCTTTCCGGTGAAACTCGGACTGCACGCCAAGACTGCTTCCGTCGTGGGGGCCGCAGCGTTCGCGGCGCTGGTGGCTTCGGCTCCGCTGGCCATGGCGCAGCCGGTTGCGGTGCCGCCGCCCGCCCCGCTGCCCGCACCCGCGCCGCCGGCGCCCGGACCCGCGCTGCCGGCGCCCGCACCGGCGCCGGCGCCCGCCCCGGCGTCCGAACCGCTGACACAGGCCGCGTCAGCACCGGAGCCGGCGGCACAGCCGGCCCCTGCGCCGGGCCCCGATCCCGCGCCGCCCGCGGCCCTGGCTGCCCCCGGAGCGCAGCCGCCGGCGGCTGCCCCGGCCGATCCGATGGCCGACGGCGTTCCGCACCTGTCGAGCCCCGAGAATCTCCCGCCCGGCACCACCGCGACGCCGCAGTCGCAGTCCAAACTGGGATATCTGCGCGACCTGTGGCACGCGATGCGGACCCAGGAGGTCAGCGGCGGGGACGCGCTCCTGCTGCTGACGCAACGACCGATGTCGGCGGCACCCGCGCCGGGCATGGCGCCCGGACCTCAGTCCGGACCCCCTCCCGCCCCCGCAGCTCCTGTGGCACCGGCCGAGCCGGCGCCGCCGGTCGCCCCGACGCCCTAACGTCCCGCAGCGACCAGACCGTCGACGCCGGGCACCGCCGGTGCCGGTTCGACCCGTGCGGGCACGTGTTTGTGCCACGGCGTGCCGGCGTAGGCGTCGCGCCACGCACTCGAGGTCAGCCCATTGGGCGCGACGCCCGGCGTGCGTGCGGTGCCGTCCTCGCCGGGGAAATCCACCCCGAAGCCGTTCGGTAGCGCGACGTGCCCGGGCAGCATCGCCTCGCTGATCTCGACGGTTGCCTCGGCCCGGCCTGCGGCGGTGGTGATCACCGCCCGGCCGCCGTCGACGAGGCCCCACGCTGCGGCGTCCTCGACGCTGACCCGCAGCGCCCCGTCGGCGTCGCGCTGACGCCAGGACGGATCCCGCATGATGTCGTTGGCGGTGTAGGCGCGCCGCTCGCCGGCGGACAGCACGACGGGGAACTCGGCGGTCGTCAGGGCTGTCGGCGCGGTGGCCAGGGCACAGATGTCGGCGAGCATCTCCGGCATCTCGATCGCGATCCTGCGATCGGGGTGCGAGATCAGGCTGAAGTCGTCCTCGTACTCGTGGACGGTGAACGTGACGCCCGACCGGCCGGCCAGGATCGCGTCGAACAGCGCATTGCCGTCCGCGTGTCCTGCGCGCCGCACCGCGTCCGGGTACGTCATCGCCGCCTTCTGCGCGAGCCCCCACAGTGCCGCCGCCCCGGACAGGCCGTCGGGCAGGTTGGGGCCGAGCGTCTCGTACAGCACGAACGGCAGCACCTTGGCCAGGCCGGGATTGGCGCCGACCGCCTGCAGGAACGCGGCGGTGAATTCGTCGCGGCCCTGCCCGGCGGCGCGGCGCAGCGGAGCCAGCTCGGCTTCGTCGACGACGCCGAGGGCGCGCATCAGCCGGGCCCAGATCTCGGGTTCGGGCAGCGTGCCCTCGAGCGGTTCCAACAGCGGATGCCGCAGGTGAAAGGTGTTGCGGGGGAACTCGAGGTTGAAGAACGTCGCCTCGACCTTCTCGAACTGGCTGGCAGCGGGCAGCACGTAGTGGGCCAGCCGGGCCGTCTCGGTCATCGTGACGTCGATGACGACGAGCAGCTCCAGCTCGGCGAACGCCCGGCGCACCGCGGCGGAATCCGCGACCGAGTGCGCGGGATTGCTGCTCTCGACGATCAGCGCGCGGAAGCGGTCGGGGTGGTCGGTCAGAATCTCCTCGGGCACCACGTTGCTGGGCATCAGCCCGCCGATGACGGGCGCTCCGGTGACCGGAGTCCTGCCCACCCCGCCGGGCCGGAACAGCGGCGCGAACGACGAATGCAGGTGCTGGCTCCCGGGTTTGGCGAAATTGCCGGTCAGGATCCACAGCATCTTGTTCAGGTATGAGCACAGCGTGCTGTTGGGGGACTGCTGCACACCGAGGTCCTCGAACACCGCGACGCTGCCGGCCGTGCCGATGCGCCGGGCGGCCGCGCGCAGCAGTTCCTCGTCGACGCCGCAACGCCGTGCGTACTCCGCGACCGGGACCTCGGCGAGGACCGCGCGGACCGGTTCGACGCCAGTGACGTGGGCAACGAGAAAGCTCTCGTCGCAGAGGTTCTCCTGCACCAGCACCCCGGCCAGCGCCGCCAGGCACCAGGCGTCGCTGCCGGGCCGCACCCGCAGGTGGAAGTCGGCCATCTTCGCGGTGTCGGTCAGGACGGGGTCGATGACGATCATCGACCTGGCCGGATCCTTGGCGATCTCGTTGAGCACCACCCGCGCCCGCGGGAAGCTCTGCGACATCCACGGGTTCTTTCCGACGAACACCGACACCTCGGCGTGCTCGAACTCACCGCGGGTGTGGTTGCCGTAGAAGTGTGCGTCGACCCAGTGCTCCCCGGTCTTCTCCTGAGCGAGGGCGTTGGAACGGTAGTGCGAGCCAAGGGCTTTCAGGAAGGCGCCACTGTAGGCGCCGCCGAGGTGATTGCCCTGGCCGCCGCCTCCGTAGTACAGGATCTTGTCACCGCCGTGGGTGGCGGCGACGTCGGCGAAACCGTCGGCGATCTCCGAGATGGCGGTGTCCCAGTCGACCTCTTCGAAGGAACCGTCGGGCCGGCGGCGCATGGGGGAGGTGAGCCGGTTGCGGTTGTTCTGGTAGTGATCCAGCCGCAGCGCCTTGTTGCACGTGTACCCGCGCGAGGCGGGATGGTCCTTGTCGCCGCGGATGCGGGCCAGGGTGCGTCCTTCGACCTGCACGACGATGCCGCAGTTGCATTCGCACAGGATGCATGCGGTCGGCTGCCAGGCGGGGGGCTGCTCGGTCATCGCGGCGCTCGCTTTCCTCCGGTGGAGCTGGTCTCGGCACCGATCAGTGCCTGCAGGTGGGTGTGCACCCGCTCGAGGGGCTCCAGATCTCGAGCGGCCCGCGCGAGCACGATCGCGCCTTCGAAGGAGGAGAGCACCAGCACGGCCAGATCGTCGGCGCGCGGCGCGGGGACGCCATCGGCCACGAGCCGTCCCGCGATCACCTGCCGCCACCGCGCGAACGCCGCCGCGGCGCGCTCGATCATGGCGTCGGAGTGCTCCCGCTTGGCCGGGTCACCCGCCTCGACCGCCACCGCCACGACGGGACATCCGGCACGGAAATCACTGCGCTGCAACTGTTTCCGGTAATCGGAGAAGAGCCCGTCGAGGGCGTCGAGCGCCGTGGGCGCCTGTGCGAGCCTGGCCGCCATGAACTCGGCGGCGTAGTCCACCGCTTCGCACAGCAACTGGGTGCGACCGCCGGGGAAATAGTGGTAGGCCGACCCGCGCGGCGCACCGCTGTGCTCGAGCACGTCGGCGATCGCGGTCGGATGCGCACCGCGTTCCCGGATGAGCAGCGCCGCAGAGACGACCATGCGCTCGCGAGGGCTGGTCACGATTCGGCCTCCTTCGGTCTTATGTATGTGAACCTACATAACACGGTGCGGTCTGGGAAGACCCGCCGCATAAGATCGCCTCGTGCCCAGCGAGCCCGTGTCGCCGCAACGACTGCGTGACCTCGCGCTGCTGCGGCGGGTCCGGGACCGCATCGATCGCGACTACGCGCAGCCGCTCGATGTCGAGGCCCTGGCCCGCGGGGTGCACATGTCGGCGGGGCATCTGTCGCGTCAGTTCAAACTCGCCTACGGCGAGTCGCCGTATTCCTACCTGATGACCCGTCGCGTCGAGCGTGCGATGGCCCTGCTGCGTCGCGGCGACCTCACTGTGACGGTGGTGTGTTTCGCGGTCGGCTTCACGTCGCTGGGCACCTTCAGCACGCGCTTCTCCGAGCTGGTCGGGATGGCGCCCAGCACCTACCGTGACCGGGCCGCGCACACGACCGAGGGCCTGCCGTCGTGCGTCGAGAAGAAGGTCACCCGACCGATCAGGAATCGAGAAGCACCGGCCACCGGGCTGCACTTAGCCTGAGCGACATGGACATCCCAGAGATCACCATCCACAACACCTTCATCCCGCACGATGACCCGGAGGCGTCGCTGGCGTTCTATCGAGACGTCCTCGGCTTCGAGGTCCGTCTCGACGTCGGCCGCGGCCCGATGCGGTGGATCACCGTCGGCCCGCCCGGCCAGCCTTCGACGTCGATCGTCTTGCATCCGCCGGCCGCCGATCCGGGTATCACCGACGACGAAAAGCGCGTCATCGCCGAGATGATGGCCAAGGGCACCTACGCGACGCTGGTGCTGGCGACCAAGGATCTCGAGACCACCTTCGAGCGACTGCAGGCCGGTGCCGAGGTGGTCCAGGAACCGACCGATCAGCCGTACGGTGTGCGCGACTGCGCCGTCCGCGACCCGGCCGGCACCATGATCCGCATCCAGCAACTGCGTTGAGAGGACGAGCCGAACATGCCGGACCGCAGACCTTCCGAACAGATCGACGCCCGCATCCGCGAGCTCGGTGACTGGCGGGGCGAGACCCTCGCCAGGGTCAGGGAGCTGATCAAGTCCGCCGATCCCGACGTGGTGGAGGAATGGAAGTGGCGCGGAGTGCCGGTGTGGTACCACGACGGCATGGTCTGCACGGGTGAGTCGTACAAGGACTACGTGAAGGTGACGTTCGCCAAGGGAGCGTCGCTGGAGGACCCGGCCGGACTCTTCAATTCCAGCCTGGACGGAAACACCCGGCGGGCCATCGATTTTCGCGAGGGCGACACCGTCGACGCGACGGCGTTCACGGCGCTCTTCCGCGCGGCGGTGGCGCTCAACCAGAAGTAGCTCACCGGTGGCCGGCCGCGGTCATCGCGACCGGCCGCCCGGGACATCACACGCCGGCAGCCTCGTTCAGCTCGGTGAGCGTGTTCGTCGCCTCCAGGTACTCCTGCACCCAGCGTTCGATGACCGTGGAGGTCTTCTCGACCTTGGTGAACTGGCCGACCACCTGACCCACCGGGTTGAAGGCCACGTCGACGGACTCGTCGGGGTACTTGTGCGTGGCGGCCACCGCCATCCCGGACACCATGTACTGCAACGGCATTCCCAGCGGCTTGGGGTTCTCGGGGTTCTCCCACGCCTCGGTCCAGTCGTTGCGCAGCATCCGCGCCGGCTTGCCCGTGAACGACCGGCTGCGCACGGTGTCGCGGCTGCTGGCCTTCGCGTAGGCGGCCTGCTGGATCGGCGTGTTCTCGGCCTCTTCGACCATCAGCCACTGCGACCCCGTCCACGCGCCCTGCGCGCCGAGCGCCAGCGCCGCGGCGATCTGCTGACCGCTGCCGATGCCCCCGGCGGCCAGCACCGGAACGGGCGCCACCTCCTTGACGACCTGCGGCCACAACACGATCGAGCCCACCTCGCCGCAGTGCCCGCCGGCCTCACCGCCCTGGGCGATGATGACGTCGACGCCGGCGTCGGCGTGCTTGCGGGCCTGACGCGGCGAGCCGCAGAGCGCCGCCACCACCCGGCCCTCGTCGTGGATGTGCTTGATCATGTCGGCCGGCGGCGTGCCGAGCGCGTTGGCGATCATCGTGACCTTCGGATGCTGCAGCGCCACCTCGACCTGCGGGGTGGCGGTGGCCTCGGTCCAGCCGAGCAACTGAAGCGCGTCCTCGCCGCTGTGCTCCACGGGCACGCCGTGATCGGAGAGGATCTTCTTGGCGAAGTCGAGGTGTTCCTGGGGGACCATGTCCTGCAGCGTCTTGGTGAGCTCGTCGGCCGACATGTTCGAGTCCATGCCCTCGTACTTGCTGGGGATGACGATGTCCACGCCGTACGGGTGGTCGCCGATGTGCTCGTCGATCCAGTTCAACTCGATCTCGAGCTGTTCGGGGGTGTAGCCCACCGCGCCGAGGACCCCGAACCCTCCGGCCTTGCTCACCGCGACCACGACGTCACGGCAGTGGGTGAACGCGAAAATCGGGAACTCGATGCCGAGCTGGTCGCACAGGGGAGTATGCATAGTCCGCTCCTAATGGGCTTATGGACAGAAGAAGCACGAAACTGAAACGTGTTCTACTTTAGTACACCACGGCGGCCGCCACGGGAACCCTTTCCGGGCGCGGGCATCCGCAGGACGGGCCAACCCTGTTCGATCGCCAAGGTGGCCAGGCTCCGGCGCGGATTCACCGGATGCGGGTGCCCCACGAGTGCCATCAGCGCGGCGTCCTCCTCACCGTCGGCGTAGAAGTAACTGCGCGCGAGATCCACGGTGTTGCTGTCGCAGAAACGCTGCACCGCGACGGCTTTCTGCCTGCCCCAGATCACCGGCCTGGTGATACCGCCGGTCAGCCGGCCCCGGTCGTCGACGTCGAAGTGATTGCAGAGCACATGACCGATCTCGAGATAGCGGGCCACCGGTTCGGCGTGGATCGTCAGCGCCGACGAGCTGAGCACCACGGTGTGCCCGCGGCGTTGATGGGCGAGGACGATCTGGTGCATCGTCGGGAACACCCGGGAGCGCACCCGCTCGGAGAAGATCCGTTCACCGACGACGTCGAGTTCGGCCAGCGATTCGCCGCGCAGGTAGCCCGCGGCGCGTACCAGCAAACCCTCGAAATGCACCCGGCCGAACCGGTAGCGCATCGCGGCCTCGACGACGCCGGCCACCTCGCCGATGCGGGCCTGGCGGCGCCGGATCCGGTCACCGGCGTGCGCCGTTGCGGTGATGCCGTCGACGAGCGTGCCGTCCAGATCGAAGAACGCACCGACCTGCGGACCTGGGGGGCTGACGTCGATCTTTGCGATCAGATCCACCGGGTCGGCGACTTCGGCAGCCATTCCGCTCCTGTGCTCACTCGGCGCTGACTCGCCATGCTACGGACATCTTTGAGGGCGTCCCAGCGACTCCTGGTTTAATCTGTGGCCGGTCGCAGCAGACGGCCACGGTAGTTTGGTCTTGCCGGGTTCAGGATGCAGCCTGCGCGAGCAGCACGCGACAGTGGTGCTTTCGCCGTATGCGAATCAGCGACCTGACATGGAAGGTGAACCTTGGACGAGCAAGCAGCCGAAGGCACAACCGCCTCATCGGGCGCATCTCACTGTGTCGTCACCGAACGATGGGTCGACAAGGTGGCCGTCGTGGGGGTGTCCGGGGTCGTCGACATGCTCACGTCGCCGCAGCTGGAGACCGCGATCGACAAAGCACTCGACCAGCAGCCGACGCGCGTGGTGATCGATTTCACTGACGTCGAGTTCCTCGCGTCGGCGGGCATGGGCGTTCTGGTCGCCGCGCACGACAAAGCCGGCTCCGACGTCGTGATCAGCGTGGTCGCGGACGGTCCGGCCACCAGCCGGCCGCTCAAGTTGGTCGGCATCGCCGACATCGTGGGCCTGTATCCGAGCCTGGACGAGGCCCTCGCGGCGCGCGACACATAGAAAGCCCGCATAAGAACGTGCTCGATGGGGTAGCCACCGACTGCCATGATCGATTCCATGCCGCCGGCTGAGGTAGCCAACGCCGAGCGCTTCGAGCGCTTCGGCCTCGACGCAGATGCAGAGGCGGTCGCCCGCGTGCGCCAGGACTTCGCGGGATGGTTGAAGCGGTTCTTCGACCTCGACTCCGTGCGGTGCAGCGACCTGGTGCTGGCCATCAACGAGGCGCTGGCCAACTCGGCGGAATTCGCCTATGTGCTCGCCGACAGTCCGGGCACGATCGACATCGAGGCGACCCACCTCGCCGACGAGCAGAAGCTGATCGTGTTCATCAGCGACCGCGGCACCTGGCGTACGCCTCAGACCGATCCCGCGCCCCGGACGCGGGGCCGCGGGATTCCGTTGATGGAGACCCTGTCGGACGACTACGCGATCGAGAAATCGGCCGACGGCACCCGGGTGCGCATGGAGTGGCACGGCGTCGGCCGGACCTGATCACGCCGGCCGGTAGGTTCCTTTCCCGGTCACCAGCGGCAGGTCGAGCGTGCTCCGGATACCCGGGGCGGCGGCGACCACGTCGGGGATGGCGTTGACGATCCGCCCCGCTGCCGCCAGGATCGCCGCGTAATTGTGGTCGCCGTGCCGACTGGTCGGGCAGACGTCCATCACGTACGACGGCTCACCGGTGATCTCGACGCGATAGGAGCCGCCGTCCTGTGCGGGCTGCGCCCAGTCGGGCCGCAGGTCGGGCCGCAGGCGCGTGACGTGCTCCACCACGATCACGGGATCACCGCCGACGAGGCCCTCGATCTGGAACCGCACCGCGGCCACGGTGCCCTTCTTGATCGTGCCGACGGCGACGTCGAAGTCCTCCGGAGCGGGCTCCTGCTCCACCGAGTCCCGGATCTCGTCGACCTCGACACCCAACCCGGCCGCCAGTTGCCGGATCGCGGTGCCCCAGGCGATGCCGAGCACCCCCGGCTGGTAGAGCATCGGCAGATCCCCGAGTTCTTGAGCAACAGGGGAGCCGAAGCCCATGACGTCGAACATCACCGTCGCGCCGTCGTAGGTGGCGTAGTCGGCGATCTCCATCGTGCGGATCTGCGAGATCCGCCGGCAGGTCCCGGCGAGCGCGAACGGCAGCAGGTCGGTGGCGAAGCCGGGGTCGACGCCGGTGATGAAGACGGTCGCGTCGCCCTGCCGCGCCGAGGCCTCGACCCGGTCGATGTACTTGCCGGGAATCACGCCCCACGGGTACTGCAGGACTCCGGGCGCCGAGCCGACCACGTCGATGCCGGCCTCCAGCAGCCGGCGGATGTCGGCCATCGCCTCGGGCAGCCGGACGTCGCCCATCGCGCAGTACACGGCACAGTCGGGGCCGGCCGCGATGATCGCGTCCATGTCGTCGACGGCGGCGATCCCCGTCGTCACGTCGAGGCGGGCGAGCTCGCCGGCGTCGGTGCCGACCTTGGCCTCCGAAGACACCCACACTCCGGTGAGGTCGAAGCGCGGGTCCTCGACGAGCTGACGCAGCGCCAGGCTGCCGCAGTTGCCGGTTCCGAGGAGCGCCACGCGAATCGCCATGGCGAGCAGTATGCGTGCTGCACACCGAAATTGGAACAGGTTCTAGTTTCCTGATGTCGGTGCGGTAACCTGTCGCCCCATGGGACGCGTGGACGGCAAAGTGGCACTCATCAGTGGCGGCGCGCAGGGCATGGGCGCCGCCGATGCACGGGCGCTCGTCGCGGAGGGCGCCAAGGTGGTGATCGGCGACATCCTCGACGAGAAGGGTAAGGCGCTGGCCGACGAGATCAACGCGACCACCCCGGACTCCGTGCGCTACGTCCACCTCGACGTCACGCAGGCCGACGACTGGGAGGCCGCGGTGGCCACCGCGGTCAACGACTTCGGCACGCTCAACGTGCTGGTGAACAACGCCGGCACGGTGGCGCTGGGGCAGATCGGCCAGTTCGACATGGCGAAGTGGCAGAAGGTGATCGACGTCAACCTGACCGGCACGTTCCTGGGCATGCAGGCGTCGGTCGAGGCGATGAAGGCCGCCGGCGGCGGATCGATCATCAACATCTCCTCCATCGAGGGCCTGCGCGGCGCGGTGATGGTGCACCCGTACGTGGCGTCGAAGTGGGCGGTGCGCGGGCTGACCAAGTCGGCGGCACTCGAACTGGGCCCGCACAACATCCGCGTCAACTCCGTACACCCCGGGTTCATCCGCACGCCGATGACCAAGCACTTCCCTGACAACATGCTGCGGATCCCGCTGGGCCGACCCGGTCAGCCCGACGAGGTGGCGACATTCGTGGTCTTCTTGGCCAGTGACGAATCGCGGTACTCCACCGGTGCCGAGTTCGTCATGGACGGCGGCCTGGTCAACGACGTCCCGCACAAGTAGGGCACGCCGGCACGTCCTCGTCGGCGTCGTCGTCGCGGCGGTGCTGGTCGTGGTGTTGTGCGCGGCCGACTTCCCGCAGTTCGCCCGGCCCGCCCCCGAGCCGTCGCGCGTGGAGCTGGCCGCCGGCTGGACGCTGACCTCCGCGCGGGCGGCCGGCGAGGACGGCGCGCTGCTGTCGACCACGGGCTACGCGCCCACCGGCTGGCACTCCATCGCGACGATGCCGGCGACGGTTCTCGGCGCGTTGCAGCAGGACGGCACCTACCGCGACCTCTACGTCGGCACCAACCTGCGCGACGAGGTGCCGCCGGATCTGTGGCGGCAGGACTGGTGGTACCGCACCACGTTCACCGCGCCGGGCGGCCACTCCACCTATCTGCTCGAGTTCCCCGGCATCAACTACCGCGCCGAGGTGTGGCTCAACGGGCACCGGATCGGCGGCTCCGCCGACCTGGTGGGGATGTACGTCGCACACGAGATCGACGCGACGCGGTGGATCCGGCAGGGCGAGCCGAACGTGCTGGCGGTGAAGGTCACGCCCGAACGGGCGCTGCAGGACGTCGACGGCGTCGAGCTGGCCGACAGCTGGTACGACTGGATCAACTGGGAATACCTGGGCTACCGCGGCCCGCCGTCGGATCACCCGGTGACGAACTCGTATGTCCCGGACCGCAATGCCGGCATCTTCAAACCCGTCTACCTGCAGATGTCGGAGGACGTCTCGCTCGGCCCGGCCGCGGTGACCAGTGAATTGCCCCTGCCGAGAACCGATTCCGCCGACCTGACGCTGTACACCAGCGTCCGTAACCATTCCGCGAAGACGGTCCACGGGGTCGTGCGCGTGATCATCAGCCGCCCCGGCAAGCCCACGATCTCCATCGACCAGCGCGTCAGCGTAGGCCCCGGCCAGGAGCGCGAGGTCTCCTTCGATCGCGCGGCCTACCCGCAGCTGTCCGTCGACGAGCCGGATCTGTGGTGGCCGTACACGATGGGCGATCCGGCGCTCTACGACCTGCGCGTCGAGTTCCGTCGCTACAACCGCGTCGACGACGCCCGCCGGCAGCGGTTCGGCATCCGCGAGATCTCCCAGCACCGCGACGCCGACACCAGCCATCCGGAACTCGGCGCCGGCGGCAACTTCTACCTCACGGTCAACGGCAAGGATCTGCTGGTCCGCGGCGCGGCCTATGCGCCAGACCTGTTGTTCACCGACGACGCTGCGCGCGAGGCCGCGACGCTGCG is a window of Mycolicibacterium chubuense NBB4 DNA encoding:
- a CDS encoding helix-turn-helix domain-containing protein; the encoded protein is MTTTVDPPTASFGTMLRDWRRRRRLSQLDLALAAGVSARHVSFIETGRSAPSKAMVLRLGSVLDVPPRDQNRLLVAAGLAPAFAERSLDAPDMAAVRAGVHRVLDAYDPYPCVVVDRGWWILHANPGAAVLLDGVAAHLLRRPNALRIALHPEGLAPRIRNLAQWRGHLLERLRREVASSGSAELADLLAEIECYPGGSAHLPDLGGVAVPLELQTADGRELRFLSMVTTFGTALDITAAELSIEAFLPADDATAAALR
- a CDS encoding cytochrome P450, with protein sequence MPTPTLPPGFDFTDPDLNRDRLPVEELAELRRTAPIWWNEQTAGGAGPFGDGGYWVVTKHRDVKEISKRSDVFSSLEKTALPRYPEGSTGEQIETGKFVLLNMDAPHHTHLRKIISRGFTPRAVERLRDDLRNRAQAIAKQAAAEGSGDFVEQVSCELPLQAIAGLIGVPLEDRKKLFDWSNQMVSDDDPEYTHYDNRNAATELIMYAMQLAALRAEQPGEDIVTKLIEADVEGHKLSDDEFGFFMVLLAVAGNETTRNSITHGMVAFTEHPDQWELFKRERPFTAIDEIVRWATPVSSFQRTALTDYELSGTLIKKGQRVVMSYRSANFDEDVFDDPFTFNILRDPNPHVGFGGTGAHYCIGANLARMTIELMFNAIADHIPDLTALTAPDRLRSGWLNGIKHWQVDYTGRSGCPVAH
- a CDS encoding molybdopterin-dependent oxidoreductase is translated as MTEQPPAWQPTACILCECNCGIVVQVEGRTLARIRGDKDHPASRGYTCNKALRLDHYQNNRNRLTSPMRRRPDGSFEEVDWDTAISEIADGFADVAATHGGDKILYYGGGGQGNHLGGAYSGAFLKALGSHYRSNALAQEKTGEHWVDAHFYGNHTRGEFEHAEVSVFVGKNPWMSQSFPRARVVLNEIAKDPARSMIVIDPVLTDTAKMADFHLRVRPGSDAWCLAALAGVLVQENLCDESFLVAHVTGVEPVRAVLAEVPVAEYARRCGVDEELLRAAARRIGTAGSVAVFEDLGVQQSPNSTLCSYLNKMLWILTGNFAKPGSQHLHSSFAPLFRPGGVGRTPVTGAPVIGGLMPSNVVPEEILTDHPDRFRALIVESSNPAHSVADSAAVRRAFAELELLVVIDVTMTETARLAHYVLPAASQFEKVEATFFNLEFPRNTFHLRHPLLEPLEGTLPEPEIWARLMRALGVVDEAELAPLRRAAGQGRDEFTAAFLQAVGANPGLAKVLPFVLYETLGPNLPDGLSGAAALWGLAQKAAMTYPDAVRRAGHADGNALFDAILAGRSGVTFTVHEYEDDFSLISHPDRRIAIEMPEMLADICALATAPTALTTAEFPVVLSAGERRAYTANDIMRDPSWRQRDADGALRVSVEDAAAWGLVDGGRAVITTAAGRAEATVEISEAMLPGHVALPNGFGVDFPGEDGTARTPGVAPNGLTSSAWRDAYAGTPWHKHVPARVEPAPAVPGVDGLVAAGR
- a CDS encoding TetR/AcrR family transcriptional regulator, with product MTSPRERMVVSAALLIRERGAHPTAIADVLEHSGAPRGSAYHYFPGGRTQLLCEAVDYAAEFMAARLAQAPTALDALDGLFSDYRKQLQRSDFRAGCPVVAVAVEAGDPAKREHSDAMIERAAAAFARWRQVIAGRLVADGVPAPRADDLAVLVLSSFEGAIVLARAARDLEPLERVHTHLQALIGAETSSTGGKRAPR
- a CDS encoding helix-turn-helix transcriptional regulator, translated to MPSEPVSPQRLRDLALLRRVRDRIDRDYAQPLDVEALARGVHMSAGHLSRQFKLAYGESPYSYLMTRRVERAMALLRRGDLTVTVVCFAVGFTSLGTFSTRFSELVGMAPSTYRDRAAHTTEGLPSCVEKKVTRPIRNREAPATGLHLA
- a CDS encoding VOC family protein; translation: MDIPEITIHNTFIPHDDPEASLAFYRDVLGFEVRLDVGRGPMRWITVGPPGQPSTSIVLHPPAADPGITDDEKRVIAEMMAKGTYATLVLATKDLETTFERLQAGAEVVQEPTDQPYGVRDCAVRDPAGTMIRIQQLR
- a CDS encoding DUF1801 domain-containing protein, which gives rise to MPDRRPSEQIDARIRELGDWRGETLARVRELIKSADPDVVEEWKWRGVPVWYHDGMVCTGESYKDYVKVTFAKGASLEDPAGLFNSSLDGNTRRAIDFREGDTVDATAFTALFRAAVALNQK